The Bombus pascuorum chromosome 11, iyBomPasc1.1, whole genome shotgun sequence genome has a window encoding:
- the LOC132912051 gene encoding probable pre-mRNA-splicing factor ATP-dependent RNA helicase mog-1, with amino-acid sequence MDSSKFSAFFGNAATFQISGRTFPVEVLHAKNPVEDYVDTAVKQVLQIHLQPRSGDALVFMPGQEDIEVICEALKERLAEIESAPPLSILPIYSQLPSDLQAKIFQRSEGGLRKCVVATNIAETSLTVDGIVFVVDSGYCKLKFYNPRIGMDALQVYPVSRANADQRAERAARTGPGTCYRLYTRRQYLDELLLTGVPAIQRTNLANTVLLLYCCWPCCCRPFFLPAIVVYVWLAGGIPFPCALFFHFFFPLPDRVGGGSPAGPTVHPALVTGGGMIGGAP; translated from the exons ATGG ACTCTAGCAAATTTTCAGCATTTTTTGGAAATGCTGCAACATTCCAAATCTCAGGTCGCACATTTCCAGTTGAAGTATTACACGCTAAGAATCCAGTAGAAGACTATGTTGACACTGCGGTGAAACaagtattacaaattcatttaCAACCTCGTTCAGGCGATGCATTGGTCTTTATGCCCGGTCAGGAAGACATTGAAGTTATTTGTGAGGCGTTGAAAGAACGTTTAGCAGAGATCGAATCTGCTCCTCCACTTTCCATTTTACCTATTTACTCGCAACTGCCCTCGGATTTACAAGctaaaatttttcaacgttcAGAGGGAGGTTTACGAAAATGCGTTGTAGCAACAAATATAGCCGAAACTTCATTAACTGTCGACGGAATTGTATTCGTCGTGGACTCGGGCTATTGcaagttgaaattttataatccaCGAATCGGTATGGATGCTTTACAAGTATATCCGGTGTCCAGAGCAAATGCTGATCAAAGAGCAGAAAGAGCAGCACGTACTGGTCCTGGTACCTGCTACAGATTATACACGCGAAGACAATATTTAGACGAACTACTATTAACTGGAGTTCCAGCAATACAGCGAACCAATCTAGCAAATACTGTATTGTTACTGTATTGTTGTTGGCCATGCTGCTGCcgtcctttttttcttcctgccATCGTTGTGTACGTGTGGCTTGCAGGTGGTATTCCATTCCCCTGCGCCCTATTCTTCCACTTCTTCTTCCCCCTACCGGACAGAGTAGGAGGCGGTAGCCCGGCCGGTCCCACCGTCCATCCCGCTCTGGTTACCGGAGGCGGAATGATAGGGGGAGCCCCGTAG